From Rickettsia endosymbiont of Ceutorhynchus obstrictus, a single genomic window includes:
- a CDS encoding cytochrome c oxidase assembly protein codes for MLSMILLSFASVPIYNLFCKVTGYGGTTSREIVNIYSPEKGSRAITIEFDSNVDKNLPWRFVPKQRRIQITPGQNTLVFYETENLSNNDIIGTSIYNVTPNKAGKYFVKIHCFCFEEQLLKAGEKILMPVTFFIDKDFELDSEMEDVKVITLSYSFFKVRDIKTK; via the coding sequence ATGCTTAGCATGATATTACTAAGCTTTGCTTCCGTGCCGATTTATAATTTATTTTGTAAAGTTACGGGTTACGGCGGTACTACTAGCCGCGAGATAGTAAATATATATTCACCTGAAAAAGGTAGTCGTGCGATAACTATAGAATTTGATTCAAACGTCGATAAAAATTTGCCTTGGCGTTTTGTTCCTAAACAACGAAGAATTCAAATTACTCCAGGACAAAATACTTTAGTTTTTTATGAAACCGAAAATTTAAGTAATAATGATATAATAGGTACTTCCATTTATAACGTTACTCCTAATAAAGCAGGAAAATATTTTGTTAAAATCCATTGTTTTTGTTTTGAAGAACAATTATTAAAAGCCGGCGAAAAAATACTAATGCCCGTAACATTTTTTATAGATAAAGATTTTGAGCTTGATTCAGAAATGGAGGATGTTAAGGTAATTACCTTGTCTTATAGCTTTTTTAAAGTGCGAGATATTAAAACTAAATAA
- the mnmA gene encoding tRNA 2-thiouridine(34) synthase MnmA, which translates to MMNLINKDSTIVVAMSGGVDSSTVAAMLCEQGYKVIGITLQLYDHGLAVSKKNACCAGQDIYDAKMVAAKLGIPHYVLDYESKFKDSVIDNFVDSYMQGETPLPCVQCNQSVKFKDLLKTAKELGAGGLATGHYVRKVMGDKGAELHTGLDPLKDQSYFLFATTKDQLDYLHFPLGYLTKEETRRAANKFGLGVADKPDSQDICFVPDGDYRTVISKIRLDANEKGKIVHVNGFELGTHEGIINYTVGQRRGLGISFHEPLYVVKIDPVTKTIYAGPESALKACEFIIKDVNWLGKGIKEGEKLEVTVKIRSMRPPTPAYVSKISDSEMRIKLLSPEKAVAPGQACVIYDNDRVLGGGWITREIG; encoded by the coding sequence ATGATGAACTTGATAAATAAGGACTCTACTATAGTTGTAGCAATGTCGGGAGGGGTTGATAGCTCTACCGTTGCCGCTATGCTGTGCGAACAGGGGTATAAGGTCATCGGTATTACTTTGCAATTATATGATCACGGTTTAGCCGTTAGTAAAAAAAACGCTTGTTGTGCGGGGCAAGATATTTATGATGCAAAAATGGTGGCGGCAAAGCTAGGTATCCCTCATTACGTGCTTGATTATGAAAGCAAATTTAAAGATTCGGTAATCGATAATTTCGTTGATAGTTATATGCAAGGGGAAACTCCTTTGCCTTGCGTGCAGTGTAACCAATCGGTGAAATTTAAAGATTTACTTAAAACGGCAAAAGAACTGGGAGCAGGGGGCTTAGCTACCGGTCATTACGTTCGGAAAGTTATGGGAGATAAAGGAGCAGAGCTACATACGGGGCTTGATCCGCTAAAAGATCAGAGTTATTTTTTATTTGCTACTACTAAAGATCAACTTGATTATTTGCATTTTCCTCTAGGCTATTTGACTAAAGAAGAAACGCGGCGTGCGGCAAATAAATTTGGATTAGGAGTAGCAGATAAACCGGATAGCCAAGATATTTGCTTTGTACCCGATGGCGATTATCGCACGGTAATTAGTAAAATTCGTCTCGATGCTAATGAAAAAGGTAAAATAGTTCATGTTAACGGTTTTGAACTCGGTACTCATGAGGGGATAATTAATTATACCGTCGGTCAGCGTCGCGGGCTTGGGATATCATTTCATGAGCCTCTATATGTGGTAAAAATCGATCCCGTAACAAAAACTATATATGCCGGACCGGAATCGGCCTTAAAAGCTTGCGAATTTATTATTAAAGACGTTAATTGGCTAGGGAAAGGGATTAAGGAAGGAGAAAAACTTGAAGTAACCGTTAAAATTCGCTCAATGAGACCGCCGACTCCTGCTTATGTAAGCAAAATAAGCGATTCCGAGATGAGAATAAAATTATTATCGCCGGAAAAAGCGGTAGCTCCGGGGCAGGCATGCGTTATATATGATAACGACAGGGTACTTGGCGGCGGCTGGATTACGAGAGAGATAGGGTAG
- the rpoH gene encoding RNA polymerase sigma factor RpoH: MANKVNALAISNESGFYSYLQKINKIPSLSQEEEFSLAKSYLEENNLQAAHKLVTSHLKLVAKIASSYRTYGLPLTELVSEGNIGLMQAVKKYNPDLGFRLSTYAMWWIKASIQEYILKSWSLVKMGTTAAQKKLFFSLSKIKHKITNLYSRAITVQDFAQIATELGVTTSEVAEMNARLSGADLSLNNSINNDDSSSGELIELLPETRPSAETLLINKQDFTNKRSLLSKAMKILNDRELCILTERKLKDSPKTLDILSTEYKISKERIRQIENTAFEKIKKFILKQIVDNNKPTAESI; encoded by the coding sequence ATGGCTAATAAAGTTAATGCACTAGCAATTTCTAACGAATCAGGTTTTTATAGCTACTTACAAAAAATTAATAAAATACCTTCTCTTTCTCAAGAAGAAGAATTTTCGCTGGCAAAATCTTACCTTGAAGAAAATAATTTGCAAGCTGCTCATAAATTAGTAACTAGCCATCTTAAATTAGTAGCAAAAATTGCTAGCAGTTATAGAACTTATGGACTTCCTTTAACAGAATTGGTTTCAGAAGGAAATATCGGCTTAATGCAAGCAGTAAAAAAATATAATCCCGATTTAGGTTTTCGTTTATCTACTTATGCGATGTGGTGGATTAAAGCTTCGATTCAAGAATATATATTAAAATCTTGGTCATTAGTAAAGATGGGTACTACCGCCGCACAAAAAAAATTATTTTTTAGCCTTAGTAAAATTAAGCATAAAATCACTAATCTATATTCAAGAGCTATCACAGTTCAGGATTTTGCGCAAATCGCAACTGAACTCGGAGTTACGACAAGTGAAGTGGCCGAAATGAATGCACGACTTTCAGGAGCTGATTTATCATTAAATAATTCTATAAATAATGACGATAGTAGCAGCGGAGAACTAATTGAACTTTTACCCGAGACTCGCCCAAGTGCCGAGACATTGCTTATTAATAAACAAGATTTTACTAATAAAAGAAGTTTGTTATCAAAAGCAATGAAAATTTTAAATGATCGAGAGCTATGTATTTTAACGGAACGTAAATTAAAAGATTCTCCTAAAACTTTAGATATTTTAAGCACTGAATATAAAATTTCTAAAGAGCGTATTAGGCAAATCGAAAATACCGCTTTTGAGAAAATAAAGAAATTCATTTTAAAACAAATTGTTGATAATAATAAACCGACTGCGGAATCGATTTGA